In one window of Mus pahari chromosome 3, PAHARI_EIJ_v1.1, whole genome shotgun sequence DNA:
- the LOC110319186 gene encoding olfactory receptor 1N1-like: MENQSSVSEFFLRGISGFPEQQQLLYGLFLCMYLVTLTGNVLIILAIGSDPHLHTPMYFFLANLSFADMGLISSAVTKMLFNVQTQHHTISYTGCLTQMYLFMMFGDLDSFFLAVMAYDRYVAICHPLHYSTIMNARVCALMLALCWVLTNVVALTHTLLMARLSFCVVGEIAHFFCDITSVMKLSCSDTHVNELVLSGFGGTVLMVPFVSIVISYVHIVFAVLRVKTSGGSSKAFSTCSSHLCVVCVFYGTLFSVYLFPSSEKTTEKDVVAAAMYTVVTPMLNPFIYSLRNKDMKGALKRLLCHRRNLSS, from the coding sequence ATGGAAAACCAGTCCAGTGTCTCTGAATTTTTTCTACGAGGAATATCAGGGTTTCCAGAGCAACAACAGCTACTCTATGGACtttttctatgtatgtatcttgTCACCTTGACTGGGAATGTGCTTATTATACTGGCCATTGGCTCTGATCCACACCTTCACACTCCTATGTACTTCTTTTTGGCCAACTTGTCCTTTGCTGACATGGGTTTAATATCATCTGCAGTGACAAAGATGTTGTTTAATGTTCAGACTCAGCACCATACCATCTCCTATACTGGTTGTCTCACACAGATGTACTTATTCATGATGTTCGGAGATCTGGACAGCTTCTTCCTGGctgtgatggcctatgaccgctatgtggccatctgtcacCCTCTCCACTATTCCACAATCATGAATGCTCGAGTCTGTGCCCTGAtgcttgccctgtgctgggttcTCACCAACGTAGTTGCCCTGACTCACACTCTCCTCATGGCTCGACTGTCCTTCTGTGTTGTTGGGGAAATAGCTCACTTTTTCTGTGACATTACTTCGGTCATGAAGCTTTCATGCTCAGACACTCATGTCAATGAGTTAGTGCTTTCTGGCTTTGGAGGTACAGTACTCATGGTCCCCTTTGTAAGCATTGTCATCTCCTATGTCCACATAGTATTTGCTGTCCTCAGAGTCAAGACTTCTGGTGGGAGTTCAAAGGCCTTCTCTACTTGTAGTTCCCACCTCTGTGTGGTCTGTGTTTTCTATGGAACACTCTTCAGTGTCTATCTGTTCCCTTCCTCTGAAAAGACCACAGAGAAGGATGTTGTAGCTGCTGCGATGTATACAGTGGTGACTCCTATGTTGAATCCCTTCATCTATAGTCTAAGGAACAAGGACATGAAAGGGGCCCTAAAGAGGCTTCTTTGTCATAGGAGAAATTTATCTTCTTAG